The Rhododendron vialii isolate Sample 1 chromosome 5a, ASM3025357v1 genome contains a region encoding:
- the LOC131325711 gene encoding protein kri1-like, whose protein sequence is MFTHPFSACSYYPHFVRFSVSAELERLSQSMGTKLFEGSDVSDEEDISKIKINKEFARRYEHNKKREDLQKLDELKKNGVVSCSSDSDESSFDEAEKDELTNSKRDLEFLSALIKVKKHDPELRNREAKLFESDDEEDESGGEEVEKRD, encoded by the coding sequence ATGTTTACACATCCATTTTCTGCTTGCTCTTATTATCCCCATTTTGTTCGATTTTCAGTTTCTGCTGAGCTTGAACGTCTCTCGCAATCCATGGGCACGAAGCTATTTGAGGGCAGCGACGTGTCTGATGAAGAAGACATATCGAAGATCAAAATCAACAAAGAGTTCGCCCGCCGTTACGAGCACAACAAGAAGCGAGAGGATTTGCAAAAGCTCGACGAGCTCAAGAAGAACGGCGTCGTATCTTGCTCGTCCGACTCTGACGAATCGTCCTTCGACGAAGCGGAAAAGGACGAGTTAACTAACTCAAAGAGGGATTTGGAGTTCTTGAGCGCGTTGATTAAGGTCAAGAAACACGACCCTGAGCTGAGGAACAGAGAGGCTAAGCTATTCGAGTCCGATGACGAAGAAGACGAGAGCGGAGGAGAGGAGGTAGAAAAAAGAGAttag